A window from Theropithecus gelada isolate Dixy chromosome 1, Tgel_1.0, whole genome shotgun sequence encodes these proteins:
- the DCAF8 gene encoding DDB1- and CUL4-associated factor 8: MSSKGSSTDGRTDLANGSLSSSPEEMSGAEEGRETSSGIEVEASDLSLSLTGDDGGPNRTSTESRGTDTESSGEDKDSDSMEDTGHYSINDENRVHDRSEEEEEEEEEEEEEQPRRRVQRKRANRDQDSSDDERALEDWVSSETSALPRPRWQALPALRERELGSSARFVYEACGARVFVQRFRLQHGLEGHTGCVNTLHFNQRGTWLASGSDDLKVVVWDWVRRQPVLDFESGHKSNVFQAKFLPNSGDSTLAMCARDGQVRVAELSATQCCKNTKRVAQHKGASHKLALEPDSPCTFLSAGEDAVVFTIDLRQDRPASKLVVTKEKEKKVGLYTIFVNPANTHQFAVGGRDQFVRIYDQRKIDENENNGVLKKFCPHHLVNSESKANITCLVYSHDGTELLASYNDEDIYLFNSSHSDGAQYVKRYKGHRNNATVKGVNFYGPKSEFVVSGSDCGHIFLWEKSSCQIIQFMEGDKGGVVNCLEPHPHLPVLATSGLDHDVKIWAPTAEASTELTGLKDVIKKNKRERDEDSLHHPDLFDSHMLWFLMHHLRQRRHHRRWREPGVGATDADSDESPSSSDTSDEEEGPDRVQCMPS, from the exons ATGTCCAGCAAAGGGAGCAGCACAGATGGCAGAACAGACTTAGCTAATG GAAGCCTGTCTAGCAGTCCAGAAGAGATGTCTGGAGCTGAAGAGGGGAGGGAGACATCCTCAGGCATTGAAGTGGAGGCCTCAGACCTGAGTTTGAGTTTGACTGGGGATGATGGTGGCCCCAACCGCACCAGCACAGAAAGTCGAGGCACAGACACAGAGAGCTCAGGTGAAGATAAGGACTCTGACAGCATGGAGGACACTGGTCATTACTCCATTAATGATGAAAATCGAGTCCATGACCgctcagaggaagaggaagaggaggaagaagaggaggaagaagagcagcCTCGGCGCCGTGTACAGCGCAAGCGGGCTAACCGTGACCAGGACTCATCAGATGATGAGCGGGCCCTAGAGGACTGGGTGTCCTCAGAAACATCAGCTCTACCCCGACCTCGCTGGCAAGCCCTCCCTGCCCTTCGGGAGCGGGAGCTGGGTTCAAGTGCCCGCTTTGTCTATGAGGCCTGTGGGGCAAGAGTCTTTGTGCAGCGTTTCCGCCTACAGCATGGGCTTGAGGGCCATACTGGTTGTGTCAATACCCTGCACTTTAACCAGCGCGGCACCTGGCTGGCCAGTGGCAGCGATGACCTGAAGGTGGTGGTGTGGGATTGGGTGCGGCGGCAGCCAGTACTGGACTTTGAGAGTGGCCACAAAAGTAATGTGTTCCAG GCCAAGTTTCTTCCTAACAGTGGTGATTCCACTCTGGCCATGTGTGCCCGTGATGGGCAGGTTCGGGTAGCAGAACTGTCTGCTACACAGTGTTGCAAGAATACAAAACGTGTGGCCCAGCACAAAGGAGCGTCCCACAAG ttggCTCTGGAACCAGACTCTCCCTGTACATTCTTATCTGCAGGTGAAGATGCAGTTGTTTTCACCATTGACCTGAGACAAGACCGCCCAGCTTC GAAACTGGTGgtgacaaaagagaaagagaagaaagtgggACTGTATACGATCTTTGTGAATCCTGCCAATACCCACCAGTTTGCAGTGGGTGGACGAGATCAGTTTGTAAG GATTTATGACCAGAGGAAAATTGATGAGAATGAGAACAATGGAGTACTCAAGAAGTTCTGTCCTCATCACCTG GTGAACAGTGAGTCCAAAGCAAACATCACCTGTCTTGTGTACAGCCACGACGGCACAG AGCTCCTGGCCAGTTACAATGATGAAGACATTTACCTCTTCAACTCCTCTCACAGTGATGGGGCCCAGTATGTTAAGAGATACAAGGGccacagaaataatgccacaG TAAAAGGCGTCAATTTCTATGGCCCTAAGAGTGAGTTTGTGGTGAGCGGTAGTGACTGTGGGCACATCTTCCTCTGGGAGAAATCATCCTGCCAGATTATTCAGTTCATGGAGGGGGACAAGGGAGGCGTG GTAAACTGTCTTGAGCCCCACCCTCACCTGCCTGTGCTGGCAACCAGTGGCCTAGACCATGATGTGAAGATCTGGGCACCCACAGCTGAAGCTTCCACTGAGCTGACAGGGTTAAAAGAT GTGATTAAGAAGAACAAGCGGGAGCGGGATGAAGATAGTTTGCACCACCCTGACCTGTTTGATAGTCACATGCTGTGGTTCCTTATGCATCACTTGAGACAGAGACGCCATCACCGG CGCTGGCGAGAACCTGGGGTTGGGGCCACAGACGCGGACTCTGATGAGTCTCCCAGCTCCTCAGACACATCGGACGAGGAGGAGGGCCCTGACCGGGTGCAGTGCATGCCATCTTGA